The Solanum pennellii chromosome 4, SPENNV200 genomic interval GTTTTAAGTTTGGtatgttttgtttattttggCTGGATGAAAAAGGAATACcctttttgagtttttgtgttttAGTCttgaaataattgaaaatgGGATGGATTTTAGAATCGGGTTGTTGTTCTTGGATTGTTTTAGCTTAAAGCTGAATGGATTGAATCtttgattgattgattttgttgtttttcttgtttttttttcttttgattaggTGTAAAGATTGTATCTTTTTGTACCATTTGAGTGTTGGGAGCAAAATGGGAGGTGTTTGTACAGGTGGGACAGCTAGGAATAGAGTTGAAATTCACCATGAGAGCCCCCCGGGGTCTTCGAAAAAGGGGAATTCAGTTGAGAGCATTGGGAAGCAGAAGAAAGCTGAATCTTTTTCGTATCCTGATGTGGGTGCTTTTCGTGGGACGCCTAATCTATATGATTctggtgaattgtatatgtctATTTCAAGGGAGTTGAAGCCATCGACACCTGCTAGGACAGGAGTGAACAAGGTACTCATTTTTATGGAAACATTAATCTTTGTTGATGTATTTGGATGCTTGTTCTATAGCATATCAAAGCTGATCTGATTGTTTTTATTCTGTGTGTTGTTAATGCTAAGCACTCTTGCACGCCTGATCATAAAATTGCCAACTTTCTCCCTTATTATACACGAAGGAGAGAATTTTCCTTTTAAGAattgaagagaaagaaaataggaaagaaGAGTCAATTGACCGCATAGTCAAACTTCTGCATTTTGTATTTCGAGGTGTATAGTTTTTGCAGAAGCTGATGGAGTAATTACCGAATGAAAGAATTGGTTGGATGAATTAGAATGTGCCTAGAAGTGAGAGGACCAATATGTATGTCCTGCTGAAAAATAGAACGTGATTTGTCTTTGATGTGCTTGTGCTAGGGCTGGACAATGCTGCAAGTCAGTTCTGTTGCCTTTGGCAAGTGAAAGCAGTTCAAAGTCCTCTAACCAATACAGTTCCACCAACATGTTGATGGATAAGAGCCTTTGGTAGATATTAGAACGTAGATCATACACTCACGATTTCGAGTTCATATggtaaaatttgacatttttgcaTTCTTGAATTCTGCCCGAAGTCCGGTGATGCTATAGGTATTCGCTGCTTCTCAGCACATGGTCTTGCAGTCATAAAGTTGTGATTGTATTGGAGAAATTAGCAATTTTGAAGCTTGTGTGCGTATCTTGACatgattttttatattgaaaCTTTTGGCTGCTCTCGAAAAGTTTGAGATGACTCCTTGGAATTGGAGATAAATCGCATAGAAGCCCATATTGATTGGTTTGTGCCGAAACGGCCCATATGACAACTCATGTGTGGCATGCTTTTGGAAGCTTGTATTAGATTACTTGTCTATTTCTCTTGTAACTTTGGCAGCTCGTTGCACGAGCCGTGTTTGAGCAACTTtcagttttctttttcttgttttttcgcATTTTAAAGTAATCTGGAATCTTCATATGCACAACTGTAAGGTAACAAGACATGAATTCTTCTTGTGATAGGCTCCTAGCTCTTTTCTTGGGAAGGCCAGTATAGTCGGCCTAGAAAAAGCAGTTGAAGTATTAGATACACTTGGGAGCAGCATGACAAATTTGAACTCTGGAGGCTTTATGTCAGGAACGGCATCAAGAGGGAGTAAAATATCTATCCTAGCATATGAGGTGGCAAATACTATTACCAAAGGTGCAAATTTGTTGCAATCCCTTTCCAAAGAAAATGTCGAGTATTTAAAGAAGGAAATTCTACCTTCAAAAGGAGTGCAACAATTGGTTTCTACTAATATGAAGGAACTGCTTACTATTGCTGCTGCCGACAAAAGGTTAGAATTTTAAACATCCACCTCATACCCCacactaattaaatattaataagctACTATCTAATATATTCTGTAATTGATAATTGTAACATAATGAAGGATATATTCCTATATTAATTTTATCTACATTTTTTCTGTACTACCTAAGTACTGACTGAAATACAATGTTactaatgtaaaaaataattttttttacctacATTTTGGAAGTTCAAGGTTCAATGTATCTTAAAAGACAACAATGGAAGAATGTGTAAGTAAAGTCTTAATTGGTTGAACATTAATAATTCAGACTTGAGTCAAACTACAATTTGGAGGCACCTTCAGAATTTACAAAAAGTTGTAATGCTGTAAGCAGTATAAGCCTCGTGAAAATaagtttttatgttttctgtAGGGAGGAATTTGACATCTTCTCTCGCGAAGTGATTAGGTTTGGAGATATGTGTAAAGACCCTCAATGGCACAACCTAAATCGATATTTTTCCAGGTATGTTAACACCTTTTTATTGTAGATGAGTTAAAACCACTCTGGTTTCATTAAAGATGTTTATCATAAGTTGTAACCACTTCTCAGGTTGGACTCAGACACTCTTACTCACAAACAGCTAAGATCAGAGGCTGAATTGATGATGCAGGAACTGAGCACTCTGGCTCAGCATACTTCTGTAAGTTCGTACCTTGTTTTGAAGTGCATGGTGGCTTTCTACTAATTCTTGTTTCTCAACATGTTACGTGTTTTACAGTATAAGTAAATCCTTCCTTCTGTTCTTGAAGTGAGAATTTCTTTTCATATCCTTTTTACTTTCATGAACTGTAACAATTTTGGGACAATATTGGAGTGCGGTTTCTTCTTGAGGGAACGGAGGGTCTTTCagaaacagcctctctacctcacaaggtaggggtaaggccTGCATACACTCTACCTTCCCCGGATCCCACTAGCATGTTGTTGGTTTCTTCTCGGCTTTATAACTTCCTTGATGTTATACTAGACCTATTGTATGAGATTTGCCAATATTTACATTTACCAGCAAGAATATTTTCTGATTTATGTTGGTTGTACTGTCTTgtataaggaaaaaatatataaagaatgGTATGAGTTGAAGTGTAACCAAACGGAAGTTACTTGATTCTTTTCCTATGTCCGGTTCTATTTACTCTGAAGTTGATGTTTTCTCTAGAAGTTATGGTATGGCTCACATCTATATTGATATTCCAAAGTCATTGATGAGACACTGCCACTGGTATCTTTACAGGAATTATATCATGAAATGCATGCACTGGACAGATTTGAACAGGATTATCGGAGGAAACTTGAGGAATTAGATTCCCTAAATCTACCTCGAAAAGGTATATcagtgttatttttttttagttctctGTGATTTGTCATTTGTGCAAACTTAGCTGGATGACGGTTTGAATAAAAATGTTGTGCGGATTCTTTTTGTGTATATTAAAAATGTCTTCTTTGGattcttcattttgataatttggTGGATTAACATACAAATTGACACATTTTCTTTCACTTGTAGGGGAAGGTCTCATGATGTTACAGTGTGAGCTAAAACATCAAAGAAAGATTGCGAGGAGCTTGAAAAAGAAATCTCTTTGGGCTAAGGGTTTGGAGGAGGTACTTTGAccaaaacttttctttatatcaTTTTCAAGTAAAGCATTCTTCACTTTTCTATAAATCAAATTAGTAGGACTCGTAAAAAGAGAACTTTTTCAAAATTACCGTGGAAACTGGTAAGCTCATGGAGGCAACAAGATCTTCATTTGATTTTGTGATTGAAatgaaaattgtttttttcttttttcttttaagagtGTCATTGTTTTCAGCGATAATCTCTTAGTGATCCCAAATTAATCATTGTAGGTTGTGGAGAAGCTTGTTGACATTGTTAcgtatatacatcaagcaattGTGGAAGCATTTGGGGACAATGGTATGAGAttacatgtatttttttgttgatcAGTTTAAATTTGATGGCTGTCGTTATCAGCATTCTATTATTTGCAAATAACGAAGCTTAGAGTATCAAACCTTCATTGGTGTTTGATAAATGGCTGTTTGTGCTCCACACCACTAAATTGCACCAGCCACTTCATTCTTTTGCCTCAGATACCTTTTACATGTTAACATTTTAtcttattgaagtatttttcattaataatggTTTTTGAGGAAATCCTAAGCCAAATCctgactttaaaaaaaatgtaaaatggTACGGGAAATGAAACAAAAGGGTAACTCCTGAGGAAAAAGGGAGGACAATCTTCAGTGTTTTTCCTTTTTCGGTCTTCAGTCCAAGTTTTCCAAGTCACTACATTTGTGTAACATTTTAGGAAAGATGACAGAGTTGTGACTAATCATTGATCTGTACATTTACCAAGCGAGGAATTCTTACTGAAGATTACGGCAAAGTCAAGCTATATATTCtctctgtttcaatttgtttgcccttctttcttttttagtccATTTCATAAAGTAcgtctctttccttttttggctaCTCGTTAACTCCAACTGTCTACGTGACACGTttagaccacaagattaaaaaatcttgtttattttctttaattccGGATCAATTCAAACCCacacaaacaaattgaaatggagggagtactCTAGCTATTTACAATGCAGAGTTAACTTGCATATGTACACGCATTGTCTCTTCTTTCCCAGAGTATGTTTTCTTAAATATAGACGAATCTCTATGCTTGTTGCAGGATTGACATCTGCTGTCAAGGAGCCTGTGAAGAAACAAGAAAGATTGGGAGTAGCTGGTCTGGCTTTACACTATGCTAACTTAGTTACTCAAATTGATAACATTGTAAGTTTTAGTGCTGAATTAGATACTGATTGCGCTGTTTACGACTGCTCCAATAGTATTCATAACAATGGGATTTGATATCATGTCAGGCTTCACGGCCCACTGCTCTTCCCCCTAACATGAGGGATGGATTATATAATGGGTTGCCTCCTTCCATAAAAACGGCCCTTCGTTCACGTCTGCAGGCGGTTGATGCAAAGGAAGAGGTTTGTCCTCCATATTAATTTCTCATTCTTCCCCcctttctccctttttctctttttgggGGTTAATGATACCTCCCGTTTGCATTTAAGTTCTATGTCTGTATAAAATAGTTTCTCCATGTTGTGCTTTTTGCAGCTCACAATTCCGCAGATTAAAGCAGAAATGGAAAAAACTCTTCACTGGCTTGTCCCAGTCGCTGCAGATACTACGAAGTATGTGTTTCGACAAAAGCTCTCCCCCCCAACCACCACCACACACACGCACAAAATTTTTGCTAATATATGCTGAttcttttttgtgttttctctCTTGGCAATGGGATAACAGAGCACACCAAGGCTTTGGATGGGTTGGAGAGTGGGCCAACACTGGGTTAGTTCCACAAGTCTCTACATgagcaaaattaaatatttacattTGCAGTTTAGTTTGGATAGCATTCTTCAAGAATATAATATTTGGAGGTGGATGCAGCCATGCACTGCGGGTTCAATTGAACCTCGTTTATTCTATATATaacatcatttattttgatataattttttggttGTTACAGTGAATTTTATTAATAGAGAATATATGATACAACATAACATGAACGATTGGTTCAAAGAAAATATGGTTGTTGTATAGTGACATGCTTTATAGGATGGCAGATGGCTATTATAGAGAGGGCTGACTGTATATATAAGCATGATTTCAAGAAATATTAGATTTTTGAACCCATAATTCAGTTGTACAATGATATCTGTTAAGGActtcaaaaaattgaaacatcaaagttttaaattttcgaTCAGCTTCTaatgttattgtttttttctctttcagaAGCGAGTTTGGCAAGAAGAACCCTCCACAAGTTTCCCTCATTCGACTGCAGACACTCTACCATGCTGACAAACAGAAAATGGACTACCATGTCCTCGAACTAGTGACATGGCTTCACCGTTTGATCAGCCTGGTAAGATATAACGGGCCCAAGGCTTTTCCAGGACGATCACCAACACGCAAAGGACTTAATCTGCAGACTGAGTTGATGATGAACACTAACTCAAAAACACCTAAGATTCAGATTTCTCTCGAAGATAGGACTTTACTAGAGAAAGTGATGAAACAGAAATGTTTGGTTCCTGGTAGAAGCAAGAGTCAGGAGTTTCTGTTGCCCAAGAATCGGCAAAAGGTGTGGGCGCTAAGTAGAAGCATGGGTAACTCCCCTCGTACCGACTTTCAACATCCAAAGGCTACTGTTTTGGATATATTAGATGGCTTACATTAGCATTTTGAGTTGCTAAAGAGAGATCTCAAGCAAAAAAAAggttcatttttttgttttcttgattcTTAGCTCCCTCCTCCTATGGAACTAAAGCCTCTTTGTATATAGTCTCTCCATCATATGGTGATTGGGGAAAATGTTATACTGTAGCATATTATTATCGCCAAAATACATTTAGATTCTAGTGGAATTGAATGTTCATGGATGACAGGGAATGATGTTTATTTGGGCATTTTGCAGCCAACTTACTATGAATGTTTTGGTAATATGAAATGTAACCATAAGGATGAAGTCCCAAACACTCTATTTTGTTATTGGTCCTAATAGCTGTCATATTTTCTATAAAACCTGCTGTAGGTATTCCGCTTAATACCCTTTTGAGCTGAGGGTCTATCAGAAATAATCTTTTCTATTTCCACAAAGATTGGGGCAAGGTCTCCTCTGTACATCTTATTCTTTTCGTATTTTACTTTGAGAGATTATACTGAAATTGTTCTAGATTTctgtttgattttttaaaattctagcTAGGGTGGTAAAGAAAAACTCAGAAACCAAaccaaatagaaaattaaatgcAATGTgtataaaaattcaatatattctATTCACTTGgttttaatttagaattttgaagaaatc includes:
- the LOC107015754 gene encoding uncharacterized protein LOC107015754 codes for the protein MGGVCTGGTARNRVEIHHESPPGSSKKGNSVESIGKQKKAESFSYPDVGAFRGTPNLYDSGELYMSISRELKPSTPARTGVNKAPSSFLGKASIVGLEKAVEVLDTLGSSMTNLNSGGFMSGTASRGSKISILAYEVANTITKGANLLQSLSKENVEYLKKEILPSKGVQQLVSTNMKELLTIAAADKREEFDIFSREVIRFGDMCKDPQWHNLNRYFSRLDSDTLTHKQLRSEAELMMQELSTLAQHTSELYHEMHALDRFEQDYRRKLEELDSLNLPRKGEGLMMLQCELKHQRKIARSLKKKSLWAKGLEEVVEKLVDIVTYIHQAIVEAFGDNGLTSAVKEPVKKQERLGVAGLALHYANLVTQIDNIASRPTALPPNMRDGLYNGLPPSIKTALRSRLQAVDAKEELTIPQIKAEMEKTLHWLVPVAADTTKAHQGFGWVGEWANTGSEFGKKNPPQVSLIRLQTLYHADKQKMDYHVLELVTWLHRLISLVRYNGPKAFPGRSPTRKGLNLQTELMMNTNSKTPKIQISLEDRTLLEKVMKQKCLVPGRSKSQEFLLPKNRQKVWALSRSMGNSPRTDFQHPKATVLDILDGLH